A single window of Plectropomus leopardus isolate mb chromosome 12, YSFRI_Pleo_2.0, whole genome shotgun sequence DNA harbors:
- the LOC121951766 gene encoding ubiquitin-conjugating enzyme E2 R1, which produces MAQHDHSHVASSQKALMLEMKSLQEEPVEGFKITLVDEADMYNWEVAIFGPPNTHYEGGYFKARIKFPIDYPYSPPAFRFLTKMWHPNIYENGDVCISILHPPVDDPQSGELPSERWNPTQNVRTILLSVISLLNEPNTFSPANVDASVMYRKWRDSKGKDREYVEIIRKQVVATKAEAERDGVKVPTTLAEYCVRTRAPAPDEGSDLFYDYYYDDDDVEGEDGDCCYDEDDSGTEES; this is translated from the exons ATGGCGCAACACGACCACTCTCATGTCGCCAGTTCACAGAAAGCTCTCATGCTGGAGATGAAGAGCCTTCAGGAGGAGCCTGTGGAGGGATTCAAGATAACACTGGTGGACGAGGCTGACATGTACAACTGGGAAGTGGCCATTTTTGGCCCACCAAACACTCATTACGAAGGGGGGTATTTTAAG GCTCGGATCAAGTTCCCTATAGACTACCCGTACTCCCCGCCTGCCTTCCGCTTCCTCACCAAGATGTGGCACCCCAACATCTATGAG AACGGAGACGTGTGTATTTCCATTTTGCACCCTCCAGTGGACGACCCGCAGAGCGGAGAGCTGCCGTCAGAGAGATGGAATCCCACCCAGAATGTCCG GACCATTTTGCTGAGCGTGATTTCGCTGCTTAATGAACCAAATACCTTCTCTCCTGCCAACGTGGACGCCTCCGTCATGTACCGCAAATGGAGGGACAGCAAAGGCAAGGACCGGGAATATGTCGAGATCATCAG GAAACAGGTGGTGGCCACCAAGGCGGAAGCTGAGCGCGACGGCGTGAAAGTGCCCACCACGCTGGCCGAGTACTGCGTCCGCACTCGTGCCCCAGCCCCAGACGAAGGCTCCGACCTCTTCTATGACTATTACTATGACGACGATGACGTGGAGGGCGAGGATGGCGACTGCTGCTACGATGAGGATGACTCGGGCACCGAAGAGTCGTGA